Sequence from the Asterias amurensis chromosome 14, ASM3211899v1 genome:
GGAAGCTCACTTCAAGAAAAAGCCAACTGAGGTCGATAAATGTTAGCAGTTCAGACACTGGAAGAGTTTTCTACGATTGACTTTCCTGATAACTGGTATATTGGTCTTGAAAAAGActttaaaaaaacgtttgtacttGTACAGACGGTTCTTAAATATCTACATCTATTGGTTGAGTGGTAGACACACACAACATTTAAAAGTTAAGGGAGCTCActtcaagaaaaaacacactgagGTCGATAAATGTTAGCAGTTCAGACACTGGAAGAGATTTCTACGATTGACTTTCCTGATTGGTcttgaaaaaaacttttaaaaaacggTTGTACTTGTTCGTTGTATTCAAAATCTGAACTGCTGCTTTAACTGGTAAAGGGTTTCATCGTCATCGCAAAAGGAAAATCCAAgagacaaataataataatacaaagcacTTATAGCGTTTAAGAACAAAGCGCTTTACAGGAGACTGGgacaacaaacaaatgaattaGGATTGGGTGTGGAACAGGAATGTCTTCAGGAGACGTTTGAATACAGGCATCGAAATCGCCTCTCTTAGACAAGCAGGAAGCTCAATCCACAGATGCGGGGCAGCCATGTCGATCgatgagctacatgtataccCAGTTTTCATTCTTAGTTCTGGGACCAGAAAGCCGAGTATGATCAGCTGATGAGCAGAGTCATTGGGAATAAAATAAGCAGCTCATAATGATACTCATCTATTGCTTCTCTCTACACCGGGATTTACTGAGGAATTCCTGAGTTCAGTTCTTAGACATCTTGGATATACTGTACATTTGTTAGATGCAGGCGATTTTCCTCACTGACGTCACGGGAGGAAACCGTTCAGATTCGCTGGAATTTACTTCCAACTGGAGCGTTCATGGATTGTATCTGCTATGAATTGACAATGCTCtgaataatgttttctttttcatcttCATTGGCAACTGAGAAATCATCAATTTGTACCAAACTAATATTCTGTGGAGTTCTTTGACTCCTGGATAAACATCAACCATAAAGTTAATGTAAACAAAAGGAAAATCTCCTTTGTGACACCATGGATGAAAACGGATCAAGTTTGTCAGCAGTTAATGGGAATGAGAATTGGAAGTTCACAGTTTGTCAAGATGCATTCTGTATTTTAGCATTAGTGGTAGCTTATATAACAGAAGCTCTGATTCTGGTCTTGAATTCAGTTTGCCTCGTGGTTTTACGTCGTGTCAGAGGAGTCCAAGAAACCACCAAGCTGTTTATGATGTCCCTCACACTTTCTGATCTCTGCAATGGGATTTTCTTTGGAATTCCCAATATACGTTATTACATGTTCTATCCAAGTGTTGACGGTCCGTTCTGTAAAATCATGCCATTTCTAACAATAGCACTATTCACAATAAATGTCCTATCACTGGTGATGTTGACAGTAGATCGATTCTTAGCCATTACCTACTCACTGCATTATCCAAGGCTGATGACACTTAAAAGGTCAAAAGTCATGATCCTACTGGTATGGAGTTTGACCATAATGCTATACTCTGCCTGGTGTTGTATTCTATATGTAGGTACCCAAACTGATCAGAACGAGTTCCTTGAGCTTGTTATTCTTTGTTTATGGCTTTACCCATCTCTGTTGTATTTAATCGTTGTAATTCTTGGAGTTTCACTTTCAACAATCCTGATACTTTATGCGTACATTCTGAAAGTTGCTCGATGTCAGGCACGACTCATCGCTTCTCAGAATATCCTCGGTAACATTGAAGGAAGACAGAATGTTCCAAGGCCGATCAGTACAAAGTCTGCTACCACTGTCATCATTATAACAGGCGCTGCTTGCCTCTGCTGGATGCCTTCAGTTATCGTTTTATCAATACAAATCATCAAAGGTCAAATATTGCCTACAAATGTTTATGTAATTACTATTTTTCTATTCAGCTGCAACAGTTGGTTGAATTGCATCATCTACTACTGGAGGAACAGGGAGTTTAAGCAGGCACTGCACAACTTTAAATTATCATGCTGTCACTGACTAAGACAGTGCGACACCGAACCTACATGACCTATCGTGCAATTCAAAGTGCTTGGTTACTATTGTAACTGTtatctttttactttttttttaaagaagaaaagtGTTAAGACATTTTGATGGAGGatacattttttgagatttcaatgttaaaaaaatgtttcaatattTGATATAGTTTGAACGTGGTAATGTCATTGCATTCCAGATGATTTCAGAAAATACATATAGCACAAAATGTGCaacatttacaaaatattttaataatcaGTATAGTTGGTTAGATTCCAGGGGGATTCTTTCTGCTATTgtttttgcgctttataaatttctctttattattattattaatatatctGATTTTGTTTGAATGTGGTAATGTCATGGCAACCAAACTTTGAAGTTATACTGTGCTTTATGTCATTTAATCAATGagttttatttaaagacaatgcAAATAACAGACTTTGAGACAAcaaagtaataatttttttcacaacttttttttttgacataaTGATGAACTTAAGCAGAAgtgaaaaatgtgaaaaatgtgaaaattgtaAAAAGCATTATTAGAGGGTTCTGCTTCTGTGACATCACTATGGCATAAtaatgtgatttgttttcaaaagggTAGATGTCAAGGAAGATTTAATCCACAATAACGATCTTTAAATTCCTTTTTATTTTGCCACAATAACCTATTATAATGCTTTAtaacttttttaaagaatttcacTTCAAATTCTGATTTCGACCTGACTTTTTCAGTCAGCCTCGCCATTAAtcctttgttgttgttgttgttgttgttgttttgttttgtctttcttctttctttgtATTGTTCTTGTACAGTACTTTGATCTTTGGTTAaggcactacatgtatataaatacctttattattattaatgtgaagtaaaagtcaaatttgatacacaattttgacaaaattgttgTTGATGACGATGCTCATCAGATATGATTTTTTGACGTATTATATTTGACTTATAGTGCAATTCAATCTGTGAATATGTAATCGTGATGACAGATGACAGAGTATCGATGCCATCTACAGGTTTATATCTATTAGTATTAATGTCTTAcaaatttcattgttttttaaaataatttgttttaagtaacttTCAGTGTAATAGAAGGTGTTTTGATCGCTAGCCTGATCACccacaaaatattacaaaatattacacaaaaaaaagcaacaattttttttagtttcaaaatATCTAGACTCAATGACTTCATCACCGTACTAATGATTGCAAAATAAAGTCACTTGCATCAAACTGGCTCCTTCCTGACTACAACTGTGTGTACTCAACCAGAAAATTGCTGACACCACACTCTCAATAATGATATAATTTAATCCAACAATGGATCAGTACAAAGTCTGATACCAATGTGATCATTATAACGGCCATTGCTTCATCATGGTATCCTCCAGTATACATGGTGTCtcaaaaaacaataaacacttTTGAAGTGGCTGCCGATTAAAAAATATATGGTTCTGAGGGAAAAGGTATGGATAGCTTATAGATTCAACTTTCATCgacaccaaaaagtctgaaaataatttaTGCTTGGGTGACCACTGCTCACTTACGAATAAGTAGCCAACATCTCGGAGGgaattttgtaagctccaaaggacttacctctcacaaattggaagGCGCATCCAATTGGTGACCTCTCCAAAAAACGTACGGACTAAAAACACACACGGTGGGTTGTGACCGAGGCTTTAGATCGGGCGATCGGGCATGTTAGCCTATGAACAgtatttgaaaccgtttgatatgaaatgcattgtgtgtatggtaagaaagatgtcttaaagtaaaaaaatatcatccacacaaatttgcctcgtaattgcgtggttttcctttcttttgttgttgagctacatgtaacacagttggccattttgtggagtccaaaatctgactccacaaaatggcgtgccgtgttagttcacgacgtataagaaaaaccaagcaatttcgaggcattttttgtgtgaatcttttatttctaattttaaaacatctttccaaccatgcattttattacaaacggtttcaaacacttttcatagaccaactcgcctgcTCCAACGCAATGTTTCCCTTGAATATTGATTTGTAAAATAGACCAAACTTAGTGAAAGTTGGAGAGAATTGTGTAAATATTGAACTTGTAACTATTTATTGtaaatgggcaattccacgtcatggacattacgttttGAGACATTTTTAGAACTTTGTTGGTCAGTTAAACACACCAAGTAGCTTTGATTTATAGTTTTGTGTTTGATACTAGTATCTTGTGTCCTAGTAAGTCAAATGATACTATGTATTTGGAAAAGTTCAAATTAATTAAGGAGTCAAAGCACtgctaacgagcgtcatggacattacgaaaAACGGAAGTGGGTTTTGGGTACAACACACTCAATTCCAAAACTCTGTGAAGTTAAAGTTCAAAATTTTTAGAATACCTTTTTATTTGCTAAACAGGGAAGTAGTTAACATGAAcagtgataatatttttaagaaaacctgTCAACTTTCTTGTTACACATCTTAatagagcgtcatggacattacattttgggttattttaagcgtcatggacattacgtcaaaCTTGTAAAATGATGCATCATGCTTTTACCCTGAATTTGTAAACCCATGTGCTGCCTTGCTCTTAATATGGGTTTTAAACTATAATGAATGTCCCTATCTTAATGTTTAACCTcttccaaacatttttaagaaccaaACCTCCCCCAGAATCTCACTTAAACCCCGCCCCTCGGTAAGTCCCCTTTTTGCACTTTCCGTCCACATCCAACCAGGCTGGCTTCTGCCTTGGAGTAGTTATGATAGACCAGAGATGTAGGTATACCTgaagtaaccttttttttctaattatctttaacataattcccttttatgtgtttctcacaaggtgattgttcatcttgagtaatatactgaacatcttgcgtcaacattttgtgatgacagtaaatggaaattaaacatcaaaggtttctgtaattttcaaagttgatcTGGATACTGCTGTGTTCAAGACTGGGTGAACAATTCCCAGAAGATCagttaaaatgagttgggaGGACTTCTTGGGAGGAACAGGTCAAACCTAGCTGCTTCCTTAGTTTTCCAAATACGAGACAGTCATTGAGGTCATCCTCTACATGTTCCACCTAGATTGACATGCAAAACAAGAACAGAGAACAACAAATGAGGGAAAGATTGGCTGCATGGGGCTTTGTTTATCACAATCATGTTCCcatgttttgtcttgttttctctctATACTTTTTCTGCCTCTCTACTCAAGTCTTAGCCATtctgaaattatgtaaaaataaaaaattactttatgtaTGACCTCTTTGTATCCAAGCTATCCGTAGATGTGTACAAATCTGCATTACGCCTAGGCCTTGCGAAGTCTTCTTTGATGATAAAGTGTGTTTATAATGTCCTACATTCATTTAAACATGTCTCACCAACAGTTCACATACATTTCAGTATGAAaatgtcacttgaatgtttttaggAAAGATCAGTTCCATGAAAAAACTCACCTGAAAATCTCGGATTTGGGCTGTCAGTTTGTAGAATCTGTGCACGATGTTGCCACTAAACGCGCTGCTAAAAAAGGGCTTGAAACAAATTTCTGATGAGGTCTATGAAAAATGTTCTCTTTGACTAGTCCAGGTTCACCTACAATAGGTCCAATTGATAAATTGTAGCATTTACCTTCAAAAAGGTAAGTTTCATGTgacatgtaatgtccatgacgtaatgtccatgaggctaaatgtaatgtccatgacgctcgttagcacagttgtaattaattttttattaattttcttgcattataggaTTAGCCCCTAAAAACTAGCTTTGCGTATGAAGTCTCATGAAAATATCTCTTACtggctttaaaatataaaactaaacaccatataatgtcatggacattacatttcataattggtaattaagggCTAATTAAAACGAGCGGCAGCACCCTGTGAATAAATTGACAATgaagtttctttaaaattgtgaataCTTACCACCAGTTATATGTTTTAAGCCAAGAATAATTGAAATATCATCTAAAATGTAACCAGGAGGGCATTTAAGACAATTGTGCCAAACATTTCCcaaaaatcatgaatttggcacaaaaaaaacttttttaataaatgatgaaaaacatggaaaaccaaggaaaaaaaatgaaacaaacatagatttgaaatcactaggtatcactctttcttgctactttaaatttaaatccacaaatttgacttcaattttttgggccgaggacactttttggtggaattgcCCAAATATGTGTTTCTGGTGTCACTTGTTTGTAATTAATTGATTTTGCGTAGAAGTCTTTCGGTCGTGGGTGCATTGCGGGGTAAGCTGTGACACCCAATAACTGGAACTGCAAATTACACTAACTGCAAATTGTCTAAattacaacttaaaaaaaaacaattttaatgtTTACTGCATTTTTGAATTtggatggtttctttacaaatgtACTTTTTATTATTGTGTAATTTTAATTAGAATTCTAAAGTCATGCTCCCACGAACAGGCTAGTCCTGGAGAGAGCACAATACAAATTTAttaaattatcattattattattattcttattgttactattatcaGACATTGTTGACTGCATTTCTGGatttgttttgatcaatttcagcacaaaataaattgtatgtaaacaaaagctgaactcgtttttacaacaatttACACTTgtacgatttttgtttcttaccaattctgtaacgttcctttaaaggcagtggacactattggtaattactcaaaataattattagcataaaaccttacttggtgacgagtaatggggagaggttgatggtataaaacattgtgagaaacggctcccatttcgagacatcagaatctaattctgaggttttgaaagtacttctttctcaaaaactacgttaattcagagggagccgtttctcacaatgttttatactaataacagctctccattgatatttaacaagtaggtttttatgcacAACTAtttgaataaatacaaatagtgtccagtgcctttaaagatgctatgtcagattttttgccccaaacattaaaaaatagatttttttgagggaatggtatttcaaagagtatcacccgctctaacgaaaacaagtttaacttttacttttaatggtcaggaaccatgacaaaaacttaaaacgtatcttataaaacacataagaattggtcacgtgatatattgtcgggatcccgacaaaaactaattttagagcactttatttcaccgctactaataattggcagacttttccgagcaatggctcaaatgaaagcttgtaactttctcgacccccatcaaaatacctattgaattttaaatcaaaattttggggtcaaatcagccaaaaatctgacatagcatctttaaagggttCTGCATACATGTGACATCACTatggcataataatgcatttgACTTTAAAGGGTAGATGTCAAGGAAGATTTAATCCACTATAACAATCTTtaaacttctttttaaaaattttataaTAAGCAAAGCTCTTGCAATTGACAGAAAGATTGTGAATTTGTATGTTGTTTGCAGTTCATCAGATATTTGACTTAGTGCAATTCAATATGTGATTTTGTAATCGAGATGAAAGACTATCAATACCATGTACATTTTAATATCTTCGAGTGTCTTAAATTTCATTGTTCTtagaaattaaaataatattgagtTACTTTCAATCAAGTGTTcgtcaaaaaaaagaaaaaagaatgggggggggggaggaaaaAACACCAGAAAGTGCTGTGCCTCGTTGGCCTGATCACCcacaaaatatgaaaaacaaattaccatAAAATATTTGTCTAGCTTAAAAACATCTAGACTCAATGACGTCACCAGCGTACTAATGATTGCAATTAATAAAGTCACGTGCATCAAACTGGCTCCATCATGACTACAACTGTGTGTACTCAACCAGAAAATTGCTGACACCACACTCTCAATAATGATATAATTTAATCCAACAATGGATCAGTACAGAGTCTGACACCACTGTGATCATTATAACAGACACTCATTCATCATGGTATCCtccagtatacaattgttgcacgctgtgaaggggtccatggcgttttgtacactcgagggggaaaatggcacccgaggcaaaGCCGAGGTTGCCATTTCCCCatgagggtgtacaaaacccatggaccccacttttcatgttacccggccagtcgagccatgtaacatgcgttttttttgcgcgtcacgtgattggttctcgaccaatcaaacttcgcagtttgttaccgaggtataacaataatAGATGATGCAAGTCAACCAAAATACCATATCGAacaacccctttgttgctatgaaagtcgccatcttgtagggcaggcCGTATGCGCGTCTAAATGCGTACATTAATGAAGAACGCAGCATTctcggtttgatttctacggcacacgTACGCACACGCTCATGCACACGCACACGCTTACAGACGGTAATTTGTAGGGCAGGTATTTGAATAGGGACACCATATTCGATACGGTCTACAGTTGCTGCCAAGTAGAGTAACggcaatttaataaaaaaaacttgtaaacaaaatatgaatgcTTATGTAAAATTATGAATGCTAATAGCattcataattttttatttcagctgttggttgaattgcATCATCTACTATTGGAGGAACAGGGAGTTTAGGCAAGCACTGCACAACTTTAAACCATCATGCTGTCACTGATTTTTCAAGATAATCTGAAACTAAACCAATCATGCACTTCAAAGTGCTTTGTAACTACAGCACATTGGAACCAACTATCTGTTACGGAACTATATTGTGTTTCGTTACAACAGAATTTCGCCCAAACATGCCAAACAAAAAAGGGAGATTTAGGATATTTTAATTGAGCTTTTGATTACAGCAAATGGAACAGAAATTGGCGCATGGGTTTAGTTAAAATAACATTCTTGTACagaatttaaattttaataaattttGCAGCACaataaaaccacaaacaaatctAATACATTTGTATTTGATATGGTGCAATTTCCaataaaatgacaaatattTACATTGATATTTATCTGTTAAAGATGGTGGACCAGAAATTATTGATAAGTGGATGGACAAAGTGTTTATTTGGATTTATACTTGATTGAGGTTTGTGTCAGCAGAAATGTGACACACattctgttttaatttttggggttgaacaaagaattgactagagtgagattcgaaccaacaacctctggattaacgtgccagcgctctaccaacttagctatctagccctatgttggcggtgtccctattttgtcaatatctttgttggggggtgccagtcagaagccatacaaccgttaactgccgtgtagccaaggatcacacccaaatacattctattttatttaaaaccttTCTCAATTGAGAAGGCCTTTTGGAACAGGTTGTGACAAAAATATTAAATCTTTCAATGATGTGGATTTcatttaaagaaacacgttgccttagatcgggcGAGTTAGCCTACGAAAAgtatttgaaaccgtttgatatgaaatgcattgtgtgtatggttagaaagatgtcttAAAGTAGAAAATatcatccacacaaatttgccttgaaattgcgtggttttcctttctttttttgttgagctaacacagttggccattttgtggagtccaaAATCTGACTCCACAAAACGGCGTgccatgttagttcacgacgtataagaaaaaccaagcaatttcgaggcattttttgtgtaaatcttttatttctaattttaaaacatctttccaaccatatatatgctttttattacaaacggtttcaaacacttttcatagaccaactcgcctgcTCCAACGCAATGTTTCCCTTGAATATTGATTTGTAAAATAGACCAAACTTAGTGAAAGTTGGAGAGAATTGTATATATTGAACTTGTAACTATTTATTGTAAATATGTATTTCTGGTGTCACTTGTTTGTAATTAATTGATTTTGCGTAGAAGTCTTTCGGTCGTGGGTGCCTTTTAATGTTTACTGCATTTTTGAATTtggatggtttctttacaaatgtACTTATTATTCTTGTGTAATTTTAATTAGAATTCTAAAGTCATGCTCCCACGAACAGGCTAGTCCTGGAGAGAGCACAATACAAATTTATtaaattatcatcattattattattcttattattattattattatcagacGTTGTTGACTGCATTTCTGGatttgttttgatcaatttcagcacaaaataaattgtatgtAACCAAAAGCTGAACtcgtttttacaacaatttACACTTGTATAACAGACTGTACTTTCTACTTGCCAATCACTATCACCATTGCGctgctattaaaggcagtggacactattggtaattactccaaataattataagcataaaacttttcttggtgacgagtaatggggagaggctgatagtataaaacattgtgagaaacggctccctctgaagtgccatattttttgaggaagaagtaattttccacgaatttgatttcgagacctcagatttagaacttgaggtctcgaaatcgaccatctaaacgcacacaacttcgtgtgacaagggtgtttttttttttcattattatctcgcaacttcgatgaccgattgagctcaaattttcacaggttagttatttcttgcatatgttgagatacaccaacagtgaaggctagtctttgacaattaccaattgtgtccactgcctttaaatttactATGCCTGGCTAGTAAATTTGCTGACTTGCCGTTTTGGCGTCAGAGAGTTTGGGGGGCATACTACTGAGTGACTGTAGACCCTCACATAatt
This genomic interval carries:
- the LOC139947624 gene encoding histamine H2 receptor-like, with the protein product MDENGSSLSAVNGNENWKFTVCQDAFCILALVVAYITEALILVLNSVCLVVLRRVRGVQETTKLFMMSLTLSDLCNGIFFGIPNIRYYMFYPSVDGPFCKIMPFLTIALFTINVLSLVMLTVDRFLAITYSLHYPRLMTLKRSKVMILLVWSLTIMLYSAWCCILYVGTQTDQNEFLELVILCLWLYPSLLYLIVVILGVSLSTILILYAYILKVARCQARLIASQNILGNIEGRQNVPRPISTKSATTVIIITGAACLCWMPSVIVLSIQIIKGQILPTNVYVITIFLFSCNSWLNCIIYYWRNREFKQALHNFKLSCCH